In Oryzias latipes chromosome 15, ASM223467v1, the following proteins share a genomic window:
- the LOC101163433 gene encoding regulator of G-protein signaling 17 isoform X1, which yields MPCSVSGVEMRKRQAAHIEAPPQAPGQPRPNTCCLCWCGCCKCLWNEERMERNERQTCTMMDSIDAADEQRPSLEELLSWARSFDMMLRSFEGREIFREFLRSEYSEDNLLFWLACEELKKETNPSVVDEKARIIYEDYVSILSPKEVSLDSCVREGINQSLAEPSNVILQRPPGQQEAHLPRHLNLSVFRHRHRTPTKPLLKTFKFYNGARSWVWKISRCCD from the exons ccctgcagtgtgagtGGAGTGGAGATGAGAAAAAGGCAGGCGGCTCATATCGAGGCCCCTCCCCAGGCCCCTGGACAACCCAGACCCAACACCTGCTGCCTCTGCTGGTGTGGCTGCTGCAAGTGTCTCTG GAATGAAGAAAGAATGGAGAGGAATGAACGGCAAACCTGCACCATGATGGACAGTATTGACGCTGCTGACGAACA ACGCCCCAGTCTGGAGGAGTTGCTATCGTGGGCACGGAGCTTTGACATGATGCTGCGCTCCTTTGAGGGTCGGGAGATCTTCCGGGAGTTTCTACGCTCTGAGTACAGCGAGGACAACCTGCTTTTCTGGTTGGCCTGTGAAGAGTTGAAGAAGGAGACGAACCCCTCAGTAGTGGATGAGAAGGCAAGGATCATATACGAAGATTACGTCTCTATATTATCACCCAAAGAG GTGAGTCTGGACTCTTGTGTCAGGGAAGGAATAAACCAGAGCCTCGCGGAGCCCAGCAACGTAAT TTTACAGAGACCTCCTGGCCAGCAGGAGGCGCACCTGCCTCGACACTTAAACCTCTCCGTCTTTCGTCATCGCCATCGTACGCCAACGAAACCACTACTTAAAACTTTCAAGTTCTACAATGGTGCCAGAAGCTGGGTTTGGAAAATCTCTCGCTGttgtgactga
- the LOC101163433 gene encoding regulator of G-protein signaling 17 isoform X2 yields the protein MPCSVSGVEMRKRQAAHIEAPPQAPGQPRPNTCCLCWCGCCKCLWNEERMERNERQTCTMMDSIDAADEQRPSLEELLSWARSFDMMLRSFEGREIFREFLRSEYSEDNLLFWLACEELKKETNPSVVDEKARIIYEDYVSILSPKEVSLDSCVREGINQSLAEPSNVMYEEAQLQIYTLMHRDSFPRFLNSSVYRDLLASRRRTCLDT from the exons ccctgcagtgtgagtGGAGTGGAGATGAGAAAAAGGCAGGCGGCTCATATCGAGGCCCCTCCCCAGGCCCCTGGACAACCCAGACCCAACACCTGCTGCCTCTGCTGGTGTGGCTGCTGCAAGTGTCTCTG GAATGAAGAAAGAATGGAGAGGAATGAACGGCAAACCTGCACCATGATGGACAGTATTGACGCTGCTGACGAACA ACGCCCCAGTCTGGAGGAGTTGCTATCGTGGGCACGGAGCTTTGACATGATGCTGCGCTCCTTTGAGGGTCGGGAGATCTTCCGGGAGTTTCTACGCTCTGAGTACAGCGAGGACAACCTGCTTTTCTGGTTGGCCTGTGAAGAGTTGAAGAAGGAGACGAACCCCTCAGTAGTGGATGAGAAGGCAAGGATCATATACGAAGATTACGTCTCTATATTATCACCCAAAGAG GTGAGTCTGGACTCTTGTGTCAGGGAAGGAATAAACCAGAGCCTCGCGGAGCCCAGCAACGTAATGTATGAGGAGGCCCAACTCCAGATTTATACCCTGATGCACCGTGACTCCTTTCCCCGTTTCCTCAACTCCTCAGTTTACAGAGACCTCCTGGCCAGCAGGAGGCGCACCTGCCTCGACACTTAA